A single genomic interval of Methanobrevibacter boviskoreani JH1 harbors:
- a CDS encoding Mov34/MPN/PAD-1 family protein — protein MGLISKILKSDDNDSNTFNRVCVDREVLESVIYYAKKAYPHEFLSMLDGLIRDNTLYITGLIFIPGETSDTGAVLHYDQLPPNTKFYGTVHSHPGPSAMPSDADLEIFSKRGFFHMIVRLPYTIETFKAYDKGGNPMDFEIGDYSYLKEEEFSDFFDEDDILTDDDNFSDEEEEFLESFDDIHKRTDYDEFSKNYKNTFYIPSPGQSDSAENPITINPEDLDDNNVIEINASDIKRGININLEPGMPVPRIVIKNDQDIDYKCNSEDDFKEE, from the coding sequence ATGGGTTTAATTTCAAAAATATTAAAATCAGATGATAATGATTCAAACACCTTTAACAGGGTCTGTGTTGATAGAGAAGTTTTGGAATCTGTTATATACTATGCAAAGAAGGCATATCCTCATGAATTTTTATCTATGTTAGATGGTTTAATAAGGGATAATACTCTATATATCACTGGACTAATTTTTATTCCAGGCGAAACCTCTGATACTGGCGCAGTTCTCCATTATGATCAGCTGCCTCCAAACACTAAATTTTATGGTACTGTTCATTCACATCCAGGTCCTAGTGCAATGCCTTCCGATGCTGATTTGGAAATCTTTTCAAAAAGGGGATTTTTCCACATGATTGTAAGATTACCTTATACCATTGAAACCTTTAAAGCATATGATAAGGGAGGTAATCCCATGGATTTTGAAATAGGTGATTACTCCTATCTTAAAGAAGAGGAATTTTCCGATTTCTTTGATGAGGATGATATACTTACAGATGATGATAATTTCTCAGATGAAGAGGAGGAGTTTCTTGAAAGTTTTGATGATATCCATAAAAGAACAGATTATGATGAATTTTCAAAAAATTATAAAAACACTTTTTATATTCCATCACCAGGTCAATCTGATTCTGCTGAAAATCCAATAACTATTAATCCGGAGGATCTCGATGATAATAATGTAATTGAGATTAACGCTAGTGATATTAAACGTGGTATTAATATTAATCTTGAGCCGGGTATGCCGGTTCCTAGAATTGTTATAAAAAATGATCAGGATATTGACTATAAATGTAATAGCGAAGATGATTTTAAGGAAGAGTAA
- the serA gene encoding phosphoglycerate dehydrogenase: protein MKVLVADAIDQKGIDRLKEVADVVVDTTISPEDLLKTIKEYDGIAIRSRTKMTAEVIEAAENLKIIARAGVGVDNVDLDAATKKGIMVVNAPESTSITVAEHTMGLMLAVARKIAIADKSTKEGKWEKKLFKGMELKGKTLGVIGMGRIGSQVVKRCQAFEMDALAYDPYLPPEVAQDMGVELTDLDTVLKNADVITIHVPLTPETNHLISTEQFEIMKENAIIMNCARGGIIDEDALYDALKNDKIGGAALDVYETEPPEDSKLMELDNIVCTPHIAASTKEAQKGAAIIIADEIADLFAGKTPNNVINMPRVDNSGLKDSAKYLELCEKLGSFISQSINGHIKEVSVIYGGEISELSNKEIFTRTVLQGILNPILSSPVTVVNAPAVAESRGISVTEGSKKDAKGYDSFIKVTGKTDSDEFSAEGTVLFEPKILKVDGYWVDVKPEGNMFIARYKDVPGTIGSIGTILGEANINVGVMQIGRDTVGGNAVMILTVDHEIPEDVLEKLVALDNVHNAVKIKL from the coding sequence ATGAAAGTACTTGTTGCTGATGCAATAGATCAAAAAGGTATAGATAGACTTAAAGAAGTCGCTGATGTTGTAGTGGATACTACCATTAGTCCAGAAGACTTATTAAAAACTATTAAGGAATATGATGGAATAGCTATCAGAAGTAGAACCAAAATGACTGCTGAGGTTATTGAAGCTGCTGAAAATTTAAAAATCATTGCAAGAGCAGGTGTAGGTGTAGACAATGTGGATTTAGATGCAGCTACTAAAAAAGGTATTATGGTTGTAAATGCACCTGAATCAACTTCAATTACTGTAGCAGAACATACCATGGGACTTATGTTAGCTGTTGCTCGTAAAATTGCAATTGCTGATAAATCTACCAAAGAAGGTAAATGGGAGAAAAAATTATTTAAGGGAATGGAACTTAAAGGTAAAACCCTTGGTGTAATTGGAATGGGTAGAATCGGTTCCCAAGTAGTAAAAAGATGCCAAGCATTCGAGATGGATGCACTTGCATATGATCCATACTTACCTCCTGAAGTAGCACAAGACATGGGAGTAGAGTTAACCGATTTAGATACTGTACTTAAAAACGCAGATGTAATTACTATTCATGTACCACTTACTCCTGAAACTAACCATTTAATCTCAACCGAACAATTTGAGATCATGAAGGAAAACGCAATTATTATGAACTGTGCTCGTGGTGGAATCATTGATGAAGATGCATTATATGATGCACTTAAAAATGATAAAATCGGGGGAGCAGCACTTGATGTATATGAAACTGAACCTCCTGAAGACAGCAAATTAATGGAACTTGACAATATCGTATGTACTCCACATATTGCAGCATCCACCAAAGAAGCTCAAAAAGGAGCAGCAATAATTATTGCTGATGAAATTGCAGATTTATTTGCTGGTAAAACCCCAAACAATGTTATTAACATGCCTAGAGTAGATAATTCTGGATTAAAGGATTCTGCAAAATACTTAGAATTATGTGAAAAATTAGGTAGTTTCATTTCACAATCCATTAACGGACATATTAAAGAAGTCTCAGTTATTTATGGTGGAGAAATTAGTGAACTTTCCAATAAAGAAATATTCACAAGAACTGTATTACAAGGTATTTTAAACCCTATATTAAGCAGTCCTGTAACTGTCGTTAATGCTCCTGCAGTAGCAGAATCCAGAGGAATTTCTGTAACCGAAGGTTCCAAAAAAGATGCAAAAGGTTACGATTCATTTATTAAAGTAACTGGTAAAACTGATTCTGATGAATTCTCTGCAGAAGGAACTGTTCTCTTTGAACCAAAAATCCTAAAAGTAGACGGTTACTGGGTAGATGTAAAACCTGAAGGAAACATGTTCATTGCTAGATACAAAGATGTACCTGGAACCATTGGCAGCATTGGCACCATTTTAGGTGAAGCTAATATTAATGTTGGAGTAATGCAAATTGGAAGAGACACCGTTGGCGGAAATGCAGTAATGATTCTTACTGTAGATCATGAAATTCCTGAAGATGTCTTAGAAAAATTAGTTGCTCTCGACAATGTTCACAATGCAGTTAAAATTAAATTATAA
- a CDS encoding heavy metal-binding domain-containing protein produces MVSVDEFLVSSANFLPGYEIVEIKGFVYGLTVRARGVGGDIGAGIKGLFGGEIKQYVQMMEESREESIERCISHAKQLGANGIISVRLDSDSISTNMQEVLAYGTAVVAKKIE; encoded by the coding sequence ATGGTTTCTGTAGATGAATTTTTAGTATCAAGTGCAAATTTTTTGCCTGGTTATGAAATAGTTGAAATTAAAGGGTTTGTTTATGGTTTAACAGTTCGTGCCCGTGGTGTTGGTGGAGATATAGGTGCCGGAATCAAAGGTCTCTTTGGTGGTGAGATAAAACAGTATGTTCAGATGATGGAAGAGTCAAGGGAGGAATCCATTGAAAGATGTATTAGTCATGCTAAACAATTAGGTGCTAATGGTATTATATCTGTAAGACTTGATTCTGATTCAATCTCTACAAATATGCAGGAAGTTTTAGCATATGGTACAGCTGTTGTAGCTAAAAAAATAGAATAG